In one Drosophila pseudoobscura strain MV-25-SWS-2005 chromosome X, UCI_Dpse_MV25, whole genome shotgun sequence genomic region, the following are encoded:
- the LOC4815448 gene encoding mitochondrial potassium channel ATP-binding subunit, with the protein MLRLLLSNCSRRSDPLSRCHLLPHLPLPLPLPRRELSTRLQNATRLLRQQIRKDVRPTPPPSTTNVTRLLQTTRALLFGGSSLALGLGARSWWGAGRLSVHCEGSRLAGMMQHTLTSEEEEDHKFDWQRLWSYLEPHLWELIGAIVAALIVAFINIRIPNILGDLVNTLARYGNTYVMDPIHNSFVRDVSKPATNLLSLYMLQSGFTFVYIYLLSRVGEQVAARMRQDLFKQIVLQDIAFFDENRTGELVNRLTADVQDFKTSFKQFIAQGLRSSAQLIGGSISLFLISPHMAAIALASVPCVVMFMSYLGRQLRSLSKSSQAQAERATGVCEEALSNIRTVRSSACEYSEMQLFEAETNKAARLAQELGYGIAVFQGLTNFFLNTLVLSTLFMGGHLMSTESLTPGALMAFLVASQGVQRSLSQGSILLGTMIRGMTAGSRVFEFLSLEPEVDLLRGYVIPQERLHGEIRFENVSFAYPMRPDHIVLKDFTLTLRPGQTVALVGASGSGKSTIAALVERFYEPTSGNIKLDGYKLSDISPYWLRANVLGFIEQQPILFGTSILENIRYGKPESGEQDVFEASKLSQSHDFVTALPDGYSTHVGERGTQLSGGQRQRIAIARALLKNPRVLILDEATSALDATSEAEVQKALDTAVQNRTTLVIAHRLSTIRNADLIVVLDQGHIVESGRHGELMAKRGLYYALVRQQERRDIQDQQQEQHAVEEPAATKQAEEEGRPSTAKG; encoded by the exons ATGCTACGCTTACTCTTATCCAACTGCAGCCGCCGCAGTGACCCGCTCAG TCGATGCCACCTGCTGCCAcacctgccactgccactaccactgccCCGGCGGGAGCTGAGCACCCGCCTCCAGAATGCCACACGCCTCCTGCGACAGCAAATCAGAAAGGATGTCCGGCCAACGCCTCCTCCGAGCACAACTAACGTCACCCGCCTGCTACAGACCACACGCGCCCTTCTATTTGGCGGTAGCAGCCTTGCCCTGGGCCTAGGGGCACGCAGCTGGTGGGGGGCAGGGCGGTTGTCCGTACACTGCGAGGGCAGCCGCCTGGCGGGAATGATGCAGCACACCCTGACGtcggaggaggaagaggaccACAAGTTTGACTGGCAGCGCCTCTGGTCGTACCTGGAGCCACATCTGTGGGAGCTGATCGGCGCAATAGTC GCAGCCCTCATAGTGGCCTTTATCAACATACGCATACCTAATATCCTGGGCGATCTGGTGAACACGCTGGCTCGCTATGGCAACACCTATGTGATGGACCCCATCCACAACTCGTTTGTGCGGGACGTGAGCAAGCCGGCGACCAATTTGCTCAGCTTGTACATGCTCCAGTCGGGGTTCACGTTTGTGTACATCTACCTGTTGAGCCGTGTGGGGGAGCAGGTGGCGGCCAGGATGCGCCAGGATCTGTTCAAGCAGATCGTGCTGCAGGATATTGCCTTCTTTGACGAGAACCGTACGGGGGAGCTGGTCAATCGGCTCACCGCCGACGTGCAGGACTTCAAGACCTCCTTCAAGCAATTCATTGCCCAGGGACTCCGCAGCTCAGCCCAGCTGATCGGCGGCAGCATCTCCCTGTTCCTCATCTCGCCCCACATGGCCGCCATCGCCCTGGCCAGCGTCCCATGCGTGGTCATGTTCATGTCCTATCTGGGCCGCCAGCTGCGCTCCCTCAGTAAGAGCTCACAGGCCCAGGCGGAGCGGGCAACAGGCGTCTGCGAGGAGGCCCTCTCCAACATTCGGACGGTCCGCTCCAGTGCTTGCGAGTACAGCGAAATGCAGCTCTTCGAGGCGGAGACGAACAAGGCCGCCCGCCTCGCGCAGGAGCTGGGCTATGGAATTGCCGTCTTCCAAGGCCTAACCAACTTCTTCCTGAACACCCTAGTGCTGTCCACGCTGTTCATGGGCGGCCACCTGATGTCCACCGAGAGCCTCACGCCCGGTGCCCTGATGGCCTTCCTCGTGGCCTCACAGGGCGTTCAGCGATCCCTGTCGCAGGGATCCATACTCCTGGGCACCATGATCCGCGGCATGACCGCCGGCAGCCGGGTGTTCGAGTTCCTCTCGCTGGAGCCGGAGGTGGACCTGCTGCGTGGCTATGTCATACCCCAGGAGCGACTCCATGGAGAGATACGGTTCGAGAACGTCTCCTTTGCCTACCCCATGAGGCCAGACCAT ATTGTACTCAAGGACTTCACATTGACGCTGCGCCCCGGCCAGACGGTGGCCCTGGTGGGGGCCAGTGGATCGGGCAAATCAACGATAGCCGCTCTGGTAGAGCGCTTCTACGAGCCGACCTCCGGCAACATCAAGCTGGACGGGTACAAGCTGTCGGACATATCGCCCTACTGGCTGCGGGCCAACGTTCTGGGGTTCATCGAACAGCAGCCAATACTGTTTGGTACCTCGATCCTCGAGAATATCCGCTACGGGAAGCCGGAGTCCGGCGAGCAGGATGTCTTTGAGGCGTCCAAGCTGTCGCAATCGCATGACTTTGTGACGGCTCTGCCGGACGGCTATAGCACGCATGTGGGCGAGCGCGGAACCCAGCTGAGCGGTGGACAGCGGCAACGCATCGCCATTGCGCGGGCCCTGCTCAAGAATCCGCGAGTCCTTATACTGGATGAGGCGACGAGTGCTTTGGACGCCACCAGCGAGGCGGAAGTGCAGAAGGCCCTCGACACGGCCGTGCAGAACCGCACCACTCTGGTGATAGCCCACCGTCTTTCCACCATCAGGAATGCGGATCTAATTGTGGTCCTCGACCAGGGACACATTGTGGAG TCGGGCAGGCATGGCGAGCTGATGGCCAAACGGGGCCTCTACTACGCACTGGTGCGCCAGCAGGAGCGACGCGACATCCaagaccagcagcaggagcagcatgCCGTGGAGGAGCCTGCTGCCACAAAGCAGGCGGAGGAAGAGGGAAGGCCGAGCACGGCCAAAGGCTGA
- the LIMK1 gene encoding LIM domain kinase 1 isoform X1 yields MHQQQHQRHRGGNGASAREAGAGAGGSAMSQCGHCHDQLLPHQEEAPIVMALGQQWHCDCFRCSVCDSHLHNWYFEREGLLYCREDYYARFGDACQQCTAVITGPVMVAGEHKFHPECFCCTACGSFIGEGESYALVERSKLYCGHCYGKRSCQPMPADAKARITTAGKPMHSIRLVEIPKDATPGLRVDGVSLDDGCPSVRITDLICNFYGRMGEHAFAWLSSVADHCCGAIYRIDVNLTNLHIGDRILEVNGTPVSDSSVEQIDKLIRSNEKMLQLTVEHDPVQVCRSCSQADIQRACSASTLVLPLSTSASSVEVGGRERERLYKSSGTGAEQSAKARKLRQATNATSSTTITKPAAAVPAAVPAAEAEAATATAHMTQFKDKERCSSMSKLLDDQHTAQQHSAHPQLYDLSRTQSCRVVQKPQRIFRASDLVIGEKLGEGFFGKVFKVTHRLSGEVMVLKELHRADEEAQRNFIKEVAVLRLLDHQHVLKFIGVLYKDKKLHMVTEYVAGGCLKELIHDSSESLSWPQRVCLARDIACGMSYLHSMNIIHRDLNSMNCLVREDRSVIVADFGLARSVDAPRLPHGGPPVTTAATAGGAVTGSDAMSPSSTLRRSKSRQRRQRYTVVGNPYWMAPEMMKGLKYDEKVDVFSFGIMLCEIIGRVEADPDFMPRNSDFSLNQQEFREKFCSSCPEAFIKVAFVCCDLNPDMRPSFETLHVWLEQLRHHLTTERLPPVRLLHEIENFHENYLSSEDALSPTSQRSLDNLDVVAKAAKTPDIDADVEDSSPSNQEKEKENLLIRSPEIPKSPHLGKDFSPSGERLRDSMRARRRQRFLGAQEERRNVTPETHSTERVLKQALKKCRPFGEKGYLVDLRPGAELQLHDVRDLNNYSDVDSSCDTSLNYHEVNAPTPTLPEIPPKESETAVPPPQASGPESGPLMAVDDMRTRLHQRLSKFEHLEEASHRNKSPSQNSVRNFFKTPPVALKMFQRLEHEAAAAGLNGNCPPPPPRTQRINQTPIFGRRNPTPATQQQLQQAESLENLATSTTGHSKQTPTTAPKRSKATNSSSAVEVHGLSAEASSRSPAFILPNFSGNSPGTGTATAPRDCLPKKHKLTLPLVPMVPLLAQRSNGSQRLPMGSHKTKPPKGPFSRSHAQPPHTTPPSHSNASPTRPRPGSPSKHLAQRHTAATAQRLSNVVPVHQQPHQQQQSSKTTRLNILSPEKVHRLGALLSDQKQKMREEAATTGAGAGAGGVAHALAAVSNGHGRSGSAGAAGAGAAAVERRRRAPPPPPVRNHFNTRC; encoded by the exons atgcatcagcagcagcaccagcgccaCCGAGGGGGCAATGGTGCATCAGCCCGCGAAGCAggcgcaggagcaggaggatcAGCGATGTCACAGTGCGGACACTGTCACGACCAGCTGCTGCCCCACCAGGAGGAGGCACCGATTGTGATGGCTCTCGGGCAGCAGTGGCACTGCGACTGCTTTCGCTGTTCCGTGTGCGACAGCCACCTGCACAACTGGTACTTTGAGCGCGAGGGTCTACTATACTGTCGCGAGGACTACTACGCGCGATTTGGGGATGCCTGCCAGCAGTGCACGGCAGTGATAACCGGACCCGTTATGGTCGCTGGCGAGCACAAATTCCATCCGGAGTGCTTCTGCTGTACGGCCTGCGGCTCCTTTATCGGCGAGGGCGAGTCCTATGCACTGGTGGAACGATCGAAGCTCTACTGCGGCCACTGTTACGGGAAGAGATCGTGCCAGCCGATGCCGGCGGATGCCAAGGCACGGATAACGACAGCCGGCAAGCCGATGCATTCCATACGCCTTGTCGAGATACCCAAGGATGCCACGCCCGGACTCCGTGTGGATGGCGTGTCCCTGGACGATGGCTGTCCCTCCGTTCGGATTACAGA tttaatttgtaatttttacgGCCGCATGGGCGAGCACGCCTTCGCGTGGCTAAGCTCCGTGGCGGATCATTGCTGCGGTGCAATCTATAG GATCGATGTGAATCTGACGAATCTGCATATTGGGGACCGCATCCTGGAGGTGAATGGAACGCCGGTGAGCGACTCTTCGGTGGAGCAGATCGACAAGCTGATCCGGAGCAACGAAAAGATGCTCCAGCTCACGGTGGAGCATGATCCGGTGCAGGTGTGCCGATCCTGCAGCCAGGCGGATATACAGAGAGCCTGCTCCGCCTCCACACTGGTCCTGCCGCTCAGTACATCGGCCTCCAGCGTAGAGGTGGGagggcgagagcgagagcgtcTCTACAAATCATCTGGGACTGGGGCCGAGCAGAGCGCCAAGGCAAGGAAACTGCGCCAGGCCACAAATGCCACTTCCTCGACAACGATAacgaaaccagcagcagccgtgccagcagcagtgccagcagcagaggcagaagcagcaacggcaactgCACACATGACGCAATTCAAGGATAAGGAGCGCTGCTCGAGCATGTCCAAGCTGCTAGATGACCAGCATACGGCCCAACAGCACTCGGCCCATCCGCAGCTGTACGACCTGTCGCGCACGCAGAGCTGCCGCGTCGTGCAGAAACCGCAGCGCATTTTCCGTGCCTCGGATCTGGTCATAGGCGAGAAGCTGGGCGAGGGTTTCTTCGGGAAGGTGTTCAAGGTGACACACCGCCTCAGCGGCGAAGTGATGGTCCTCAAGGAGCTGCACCGCGCCGACGAGGAGGCACAGCGCAACTTCATCAAGGAGGTGGCCGTGCTCCGGCTGCTGGACCACCAGCATGTGCTCAAGTTTATCGGAGTACTGTACAAGGACAAGAAGCTGCACATGGTCACCGAGTACGTGGCCGGGGGGTGCCTCAAGGAGCTCATACACGACTCCAGCGAGTCCCTCAGCTGGCCGCAGCGCGTCTGCCTTGCACGGGACATTGCCTGCGGAATGAGTTACCTCCATTCGATGAACATCATACACCGGGACCTCAACTCGATGAACTGCCTGGTGCGCGAGGATCGTTCTGTGATTGTGGCCGACTTTGGTCTCGCCCGAAGTGTGGATGCACCGCGGTTGCCACACGGTGGCCCACCTGTAActactgctgctactgctggaGGAGCTGTAACTGGCAGCGATGCCATGTCGCCGAGCAGCACTCTGAGGCGAAGCAAGAGCCGACAGCGAAGGCAACGCTACACGGTGGTGGGCAATCCCTATTGGATGGCCCCGGAGATGATGAAGGGCCTCAAGTACGACGAGAAGGTGGATGTATTCTCCTTTGGCATAATGCTCTGTGAG ATCATTGGACGCGTGGAAGCGGATCCCGATTTCATGCCCCGGAACTCAGACTTCAGCCTCAATCAGCAGGAGTTCCGCGAGAAGTTCTGCTCTAGCTGTCCGGAGGCCTTTATCAAGGTGGCGTTCGTCTGCTGCGATCTCAATCCGGACATGCGACCCAGCTTCGAGACTCTGCACGTGTGGCTGGAGCAGCTGCGCCACCATTTGACCACCGAGCGACTGCCGCCCGTCCGCCTGCTGCACGAGATCGAGAACTTTCACGAGAACTACCTCAGCTCGGAGGATGCCCTGTCGCCCACCTCCCAGCGCAGTCTGGACAATCTCGATGTGGTCGCTAAGGCGGCCAAGACTCCAGACATCGATGCGGACGTAGAGGATTCTTCGCCCTCGAATCAGGAGAAGGAAAAAGAGAATCTGTTGATCCGTTCGCCGGAGATACCCAAGTCCCCGCATCTGGGAAAGGATTTCTCACCAAGCGGCGAGCGGCTGCGGGACAGCATGCGTGCCCGTCGTCGGCAGCGCTTCCTGGGCGCCCAGGAGGAGCGGCGCAATGTCACCCCGGAGACCCATTCGACGGAGCGGGTCCTCAAGCAGGCCCTGAAGAAGTGCCGGCCCTTCGGGGAGAAGGGCTACCTCGTCGATCTGCGTCCCGGCGCGGAGCTGCAGTTGCACGACGTGCGCGACCTAAACAACTACTCGGATGTGGACTCCAGTTGCGACACGAGTCTCAATTACCACGAGGTGAAtgctcccactcccacactgCCAGAGATCCCGCCCAAGGAGTCAGAAACTGCGGTGCCCCCGCCACAAGCCTCAGGCCCAGAGTCTGGACCTCTCATGGCCGTCGATGATATGCGGACGCGACTGCACCAGCGCCTCAGCAAGTTCGAACACCTGGAGGAAGCTAGCCATCGCAATAAAAGTCCATCGCAGAACTCCGTGCGAAACTTTTTCAAGACACCGCCGGTGGCCCTGAAGATGTTCCAGAGGCTGGAGCATGAGGCGGCCGCCGCCGGGCTCAACGGCAACTGtcccccgccgccgccacgCACCCAGCGCATTAATCAGACGCCCATCTTTGGGCGCCGTAATCCAACGCCAGcgacacagcagcagctccagcaagCCGAATCTCTCGAAAATCTGGCCACGAGCACGACCGGACATAGCAAGCAGACGCCAACAACGGCACCCAAACGGAGCAAGGCCACTAACAGCAGTAGCGCCGTCGAAGTGCACGGCCTCTCGGCTGAAGCTTCGTCCAGATCTCCGGCTTTCATCCTTCCAAATTTCAGTGGCAACAGTCCTGGAACAGGAACAGCCACTGCTCCTCGGGATTGCCTGCCCAAGAAACACAAACTGACGCTCCCCCTGGTCCCCATGGTCCCCCTGCTGGCCCAACGGTCCAACGGCAGCCAGCGCCTGCCTATGGGCAGCCACAAGACGAAGCCGCCCAAAGGTCCCTTCAGTCGTTCGCATGCACAGCCGCCACACACGACGCCCCCCAGCCATAGCAATGCGTCGCCCACTCGGCCCCGGCCTGGATCACCCAGCAAGCATTTGGCCCAGAGGCACACGGCGGCCACGGCCCAGCGCCTGAGCAACG TGGTTCCCGTCCATCAACAGccacatcagcaacagcaatcgTCGAAGACGACCCGCCTGAATATCCTCAGTCCGGAGAAGGTGCATCGTCTGGGGGCACTGCTCAGCGACCAGAAGCAAAAAATGCGCGAGGAGGCAGCGACAACAGGCGCCGGTGCCGGCGCTGGAGGTGTAGCGCACGCATTGGCGGCAGTCAGCAATGGTCATGGCCGGTCCGGGTCGGCCGGCGCGGCAGGTGCAGGAGCCGCCGCCGTAGAGAGACGCAGGAGggcaccgccgccaccgccggtGCGCAACCATTTCAATACGCGTTGCTAG
- the LIMK1 gene encoding LIM domain kinase 1 isoform X2 — translation MHQQQHQRHRGGNGASAREAGAGAGGSAMSQCGHCHDQLLPHQEEAPIVMALGQQWHCDCFRCSVCDSHLHNWYFEREGLLYCREDYYARFGDACQQCTAVITGPVMVAGEHKFHPECFCCTACGSFIGEGESYALVERSKLYCGHCYGKRSCQPMPADAKARITTAGKPMHSIRLVEIPKDATPGLRVDGVSLDDGCPSVRITEIDVNLTNLHIGDRILEVNGTPVSDSSVEQIDKLIRSNEKMLQLTVEHDPVQVCRSCSQADIQRACSASTLVLPLSTSASSVEVGGRERERLYKSSGTGAEQSAKARKLRQATNATSSTTITKPAAAVPAAVPAAEAEAATATAHMTQFKDKERCSSMSKLLDDQHTAQQHSAHPQLYDLSRTQSCRVVQKPQRIFRASDLVIGEKLGEGFFGKVFKVTHRLSGEVMVLKELHRADEEAQRNFIKEVAVLRLLDHQHVLKFIGVLYKDKKLHMVTEYVAGGCLKELIHDSSESLSWPQRVCLARDIACGMSYLHSMNIIHRDLNSMNCLVREDRSVIVADFGLARSVDAPRLPHGGPPVTTAATAGGAVTGSDAMSPSSTLRRSKSRQRRQRYTVVGNPYWMAPEMMKGLKYDEKVDVFSFGIMLCEIIGRVEADPDFMPRNSDFSLNQQEFREKFCSSCPEAFIKVAFVCCDLNPDMRPSFETLHVWLEQLRHHLTTERLPPVRLLHEIENFHENYLSSEDALSPTSQRSLDNLDVVAKAAKTPDIDADVEDSSPSNQEKEKENLLIRSPEIPKSPHLGKDFSPSGERLRDSMRARRRQRFLGAQEERRNVTPETHSTERVLKQALKKCRPFGEKGYLVDLRPGAELQLHDVRDLNNYSDVDSSCDTSLNYHEVNAPTPTLPEIPPKESETAVPPPQASGPESGPLMAVDDMRTRLHQRLSKFEHLEEASHRNKSPSQNSVRNFFKTPPVALKMFQRLEHEAAAAGLNGNCPPPPPRTQRINQTPIFGRRNPTPATQQQLQQAESLENLATSTTGHSKQTPTTAPKRSKATNSSSAVEVHGLSAEASSRSPAFILPNFSGNSPGTGTATAPRDCLPKKHKLTLPLVPMVPLLAQRSNGSQRLPMGSHKTKPPKGPFSRSHAQPPHTTPPSHSNASPTRPRPGSPSKHLAQRHTAATAQRLSNVVPVHQQPHQQQQSSKTTRLNILSPEKVHRLGALLSDQKQKMREEAATTGAGAGAGGVAHALAAVSNGHGRSGSAGAAGAGAAAVERRRRAPPPPPVRNHFNTRC, via the exons atgcatcagcagcagcaccagcgccaCCGAGGGGGCAATGGTGCATCAGCCCGCGAAGCAggcgcaggagcaggaggatcAGCGATGTCACAGTGCGGACACTGTCACGACCAGCTGCTGCCCCACCAGGAGGAGGCACCGATTGTGATGGCTCTCGGGCAGCAGTGGCACTGCGACTGCTTTCGCTGTTCCGTGTGCGACAGCCACCTGCACAACTGGTACTTTGAGCGCGAGGGTCTACTATACTGTCGCGAGGACTACTACGCGCGATTTGGGGATGCCTGCCAGCAGTGCACGGCAGTGATAACCGGACCCGTTATGGTCGCTGGCGAGCACAAATTCCATCCGGAGTGCTTCTGCTGTACGGCCTGCGGCTCCTTTATCGGCGAGGGCGAGTCCTATGCACTGGTGGAACGATCGAAGCTCTACTGCGGCCACTGTTACGGGAAGAGATCGTGCCAGCCGATGCCGGCGGATGCCAAGGCACGGATAACGACAGCCGGCAAGCCGATGCATTCCATACGCCTTGTCGAGATACCCAAGGATGCCACGCCCGGACTCCGTGTGGATGGCGTGTCCCTGGACGATGGCTGTCCCTCCGTTCGGATTACAGA GATCGATGTGAATCTGACGAATCTGCATATTGGGGACCGCATCCTGGAGGTGAATGGAACGCCGGTGAGCGACTCTTCGGTGGAGCAGATCGACAAGCTGATCCGGAGCAACGAAAAGATGCTCCAGCTCACGGTGGAGCATGATCCGGTGCAGGTGTGCCGATCCTGCAGCCAGGCGGATATACAGAGAGCCTGCTCCGCCTCCACACTGGTCCTGCCGCTCAGTACATCGGCCTCCAGCGTAGAGGTGGGagggcgagagcgagagcgtcTCTACAAATCATCTGGGACTGGGGCCGAGCAGAGCGCCAAGGCAAGGAAACTGCGCCAGGCCACAAATGCCACTTCCTCGACAACGATAacgaaaccagcagcagccgtgccagcagcagtgccagcagcagaggcagaagcagcaacggcaactgCACACATGACGCAATTCAAGGATAAGGAGCGCTGCTCGAGCATGTCCAAGCTGCTAGATGACCAGCATACGGCCCAACAGCACTCGGCCCATCCGCAGCTGTACGACCTGTCGCGCACGCAGAGCTGCCGCGTCGTGCAGAAACCGCAGCGCATTTTCCGTGCCTCGGATCTGGTCATAGGCGAGAAGCTGGGCGAGGGTTTCTTCGGGAAGGTGTTCAAGGTGACACACCGCCTCAGCGGCGAAGTGATGGTCCTCAAGGAGCTGCACCGCGCCGACGAGGAGGCACAGCGCAACTTCATCAAGGAGGTGGCCGTGCTCCGGCTGCTGGACCACCAGCATGTGCTCAAGTTTATCGGAGTACTGTACAAGGACAAGAAGCTGCACATGGTCACCGAGTACGTGGCCGGGGGGTGCCTCAAGGAGCTCATACACGACTCCAGCGAGTCCCTCAGCTGGCCGCAGCGCGTCTGCCTTGCACGGGACATTGCCTGCGGAATGAGTTACCTCCATTCGATGAACATCATACACCGGGACCTCAACTCGATGAACTGCCTGGTGCGCGAGGATCGTTCTGTGATTGTGGCCGACTTTGGTCTCGCCCGAAGTGTGGATGCACCGCGGTTGCCACACGGTGGCCCACCTGTAActactgctgctactgctggaGGAGCTGTAACTGGCAGCGATGCCATGTCGCCGAGCAGCACTCTGAGGCGAAGCAAGAGCCGACAGCGAAGGCAACGCTACACGGTGGTGGGCAATCCCTATTGGATGGCCCCGGAGATGATGAAGGGCCTCAAGTACGACGAGAAGGTGGATGTATTCTCCTTTGGCATAATGCTCTGTGAG ATCATTGGACGCGTGGAAGCGGATCCCGATTTCATGCCCCGGAACTCAGACTTCAGCCTCAATCAGCAGGAGTTCCGCGAGAAGTTCTGCTCTAGCTGTCCGGAGGCCTTTATCAAGGTGGCGTTCGTCTGCTGCGATCTCAATCCGGACATGCGACCCAGCTTCGAGACTCTGCACGTGTGGCTGGAGCAGCTGCGCCACCATTTGACCACCGAGCGACTGCCGCCCGTCCGCCTGCTGCACGAGATCGAGAACTTTCACGAGAACTACCTCAGCTCGGAGGATGCCCTGTCGCCCACCTCCCAGCGCAGTCTGGACAATCTCGATGTGGTCGCTAAGGCGGCCAAGACTCCAGACATCGATGCGGACGTAGAGGATTCTTCGCCCTCGAATCAGGAGAAGGAAAAAGAGAATCTGTTGATCCGTTCGCCGGAGATACCCAAGTCCCCGCATCTGGGAAAGGATTTCTCACCAAGCGGCGAGCGGCTGCGGGACAGCATGCGTGCCCGTCGTCGGCAGCGCTTCCTGGGCGCCCAGGAGGAGCGGCGCAATGTCACCCCGGAGACCCATTCGACGGAGCGGGTCCTCAAGCAGGCCCTGAAGAAGTGCCGGCCCTTCGGGGAGAAGGGCTACCTCGTCGATCTGCGTCCCGGCGCGGAGCTGCAGTTGCACGACGTGCGCGACCTAAACAACTACTCGGATGTGGACTCCAGTTGCGACACGAGTCTCAATTACCACGAGGTGAAtgctcccactcccacactgCCAGAGATCCCGCCCAAGGAGTCAGAAACTGCGGTGCCCCCGCCACAAGCCTCAGGCCCAGAGTCTGGACCTCTCATGGCCGTCGATGATATGCGGACGCGACTGCACCAGCGCCTCAGCAAGTTCGAACACCTGGAGGAAGCTAGCCATCGCAATAAAAGTCCATCGCAGAACTCCGTGCGAAACTTTTTCAAGACACCGCCGGTGGCCCTGAAGATGTTCCAGAGGCTGGAGCATGAGGCGGCCGCCGCCGGGCTCAACGGCAACTGtcccccgccgccgccacgCACCCAGCGCATTAATCAGACGCCCATCTTTGGGCGCCGTAATCCAACGCCAGcgacacagcagcagctccagcaagCCGAATCTCTCGAAAATCTGGCCACGAGCACGACCGGACATAGCAAGCAGACGCCAACAACGGCACCCAAACGGAGCAAGGCCACTAACAGCAGTAGCGCCGTCGAAGTGCACGGCCTCTCGGCTGAAGCTTCGTCCAGATCTCCGGCTTTCATCCTTCCAAATTTCAGTGGCAACAGTCCTGGAACAGGAACAGCCACTGCTCCTCGGGATTGCCTGCCCAAGAAACACAAACTGACGCTCCCCCTGGTCCCCATGGTCCCCCTGCTGGCCCAACGGTCCAACGGCAGCCAGCGCCTGCCTATGGGCAGCCACAAGACGAAGCCGCCCAAAGGTCCCTTCAGTCGTTCGCATGCACAGCCGCCACACACGACGCCCCCCAGCCATAGCAATGCGTCGCCCACTCGGCCCCGGCCTGGATCACCCAGCAAGCATTTGGCCCAGAGGCACACGGCGGCCACGGCCCAGCGCCTGAGCAACG TGGTTCCCGTCCATCAACAGccacatcagcaacagcaatcgTCGAAGACGACCCGCCTGAATATCCTCAGTCCGGAGAAGGTGCATCGTCTGGGGGCACTGCTCAGCGACCAGAAGCAAAAAATGCGCGAGGAGGCAGCGACAACAGGCGCCGGTGCCGGCGCTGGAGGTGTAGCGCACGCATTGGCGGCAGTCAGCAATGGTCATGGCCGGTCCGGGTCGGCCGGCGCGGCAGGTGCAGGAGCCGCCGCCGTAGAGAGACGCAGGAGggcaccgccgccaccgccggtGCGCAACCATTTCAATACGCGTTGCTAG